In Microvenator marinus, one genomic interval encodes:
- the rplC gene encoding 50S ribosomal protein L3, with the protein MKGLIGKKVGMTQLFDEAGNRVPVTVVHVGGNVVVQKKSVEGKDGYSALKLGYGDVHQHVKEGTEPRWRLSRPEVGVFAKAGITAPKRHVKEIRVRETELQNYEVGQELGPQVFAVGEFVDATGTSKGRGYTGVMKRHNFAGMKASHGVHEFYRHGGSIGASAWPSRVFKGKKMAGQHGNARVTVQNLKIVGVLPEDQCVLVKGAIPGPNGGVVLLRQAIKKTH; encoded by the coding sequence AAAGGTTTGATCGGTAAGAAAGTTGGAATGACGCAGCTCTTTGACGAAGCTGGAAACCGCGTTCCTGTGACTGTTGTTCACGTCGGCGGAAACGTCGTCGTTCAAAAGAAAAGCGTTGAAGGCAAGGATGGATATTCTGCCCTTAAGCTTGGCTACGGAGACGTACATCAGCACGTCAAAGAAGGCACTGAGCCACGCTGGCGCTTGTCGCGTCCAGAAGTTGGTGTCTTTGCCAAAGCTGGAATCACCGCACCAAAGCGACACGTCAAGGAAATCCGCGTCAGGGAAACTGAGCTTCAGAACTACGAAGTAGGTCAAGAACTTGGTCCTCAAGTATTCGCCGTTGGCGAATTCGTTGACGCCACTGGCACGTCGAAAGGTCGCGGTTACACCGGTGTGATGAAGCGTCACAACTTCGCAGGTATGAAAGCCAGCCACGGTGTTCACGAGTTCTACCGTCACGGTGGTTCGATCGGTGCTTCGGCATGGCCATCACGCGTCTTCAAAGGAAAGAAGATGGCCGGACAGCACGGAAACGCCCGCGTGACCGTACAAAACCTCAAAATCGTTGGTGTTCTTCCTGAAGACCAGTGCGTACTTGTTAAGGGTGCCATCCCTGGACCCAATGGCGGCGTCGTTCTCCTTCGTCAAGCCATCAAGAAGACTCACTAA
- a CDS encoding cyclic nucleotide-binding domain-containing protein, giving the protein MASDKLRKYLAYYQKVLREDPENIEARLRLAAIFREMGRKTHAVEEYVAASKLLARDGLPLEAIAACKAVLELDPTHTEIQFFLARLFAQVPEATGHAGRIARPVEAETESPSSRELVIPRDTRGFDDVSDSDLEESLIELNRPKAQAQNAELTKNEDVLKTVWSNHQDNEFEEDSLAEVTEVDEEQTQHDLDSIVRIRREEFVGTQDIEATDILSEAPSGIYVRERQDTLRMTTELSDDLIVSVEPTETIELGVFDMESLELDEESIEFELPELDEFEEPSSPISRELEPRVLNVRRSEIPEIPLLSQLTQEAFLDLLNVVEFREVPEGELLLSPINESRALFIIVKGEVEVWKETEVGRVFLDTMKEGSFFGEFQLLTGRAGRANVSAKSDVRLLELSEPVLNRLGERYPEVWDVLWEFFFRRMLNNLLASSPIFRSLSQAERQELAGQFRQEEYLSNDVVTKEGEFNDQLLLVLSGELVVQRDLGGIKQELARIAEGEFLGVASTLGEEAYPADVIAARDTVLHCLSGERFRALVDGNIHVAREVHKEMRKRRSLSSQFTSGITTYAELGVTREE; this is encoded by the coding sequence ATGGCGTCCGATAAACTTCGAAAATACCTCGCGTACTACCAGAAAGTCCTGAGGGAGGACCCCGAGAATATCGAGGCCCGCCTCAGGCTTGCTGCGATCTTCCGTGAAATGGGTCGTAAGACCCACGCCGTGGAGGAGTATGTGGCCGCGTCTAAACTTCTAGCGAGGGACGGACTTCCACTCGAGGCCATCGCTGCCTGCAAGGCAGTGCTAGAACTCGATCCCACCCACACCGAAATTCAATTCTTTCTGGCGAGATTGTTTGCTCAAGTGCCCGAAGCAACCGGGCATGCGGGTAGAATCGCTCGGCCGGTTGAGGCAGAGACTGAATCTCCTTCGAGCCGTGAACTCGTCATACCCCGCGATACACGTGGTTTTGATGACGTGAGTGACTCAGATCTCGAAGAATCCCTCATCGAGTTGAACCGCCCAAAGGCACAGGCGCAAAACGCAGAATTGACCAAGAATGAAGACGTCTTGAAGACCGTTTGGTCAAACCATCAGGACAATGAGTTTGAAGAAGACTCGCTCGCTGAGGTGACTGAGGTCGATGAGGAGCAAACTCAGCACGATCTCGACTCCATCGTGAGAATCAGGCGAGAAGAGTTCGTGGGCACTCAGGATATCGAAGCCACAGACATACTGAGTGAAGCACCGAGTGGAATCTATGTGCGCGAGCGTCAAGACACCCTGCGCATGACCACTGAGTTGAGCGACGACCTAATCGTGTCGGTAGAACCCACCGAAACCATCGAACTCGGTGTTTTCGATATGGAGAGTCTCGAGCTCGACGAGGAGAGCATCGAGTTCGAGCTTCCCGAACTCGACGAGTTTGAGGAGCCGAGTTCACCGATTTCGAGAGAGCTTGAACCGCGGGTCCTCAACGTGCGTCGCTCGGAAATCCCAGAGATTCCGCTTCTCAGCCAATTGACCCAAGAGGCGTTTCTCGACCTACTGAACGTCGTAGAGTTCCGCGAAGTCCCAGAAGGAGAGCTCCTCCTCTCGCCAATCAACGAATCGCGCGCCCTTTTCATCATCGTAAAAGGCGAGGTTGAAGTTTGGAAAGAGACCGAAGTCGGTCGCGTTTTCCTCGACACAATGAAAGAGGGAAGTTTCTTCGGAGAATTCCAGCTCCTCACCGGAAGAGCAGGGCGCGCAAACGTCTCCGCCAAGTCCGATGTTCGACTTTTGGAACTGAGTGAACCCGTCCTCAATCGACTCGGAGAACGCTACCCCGAAGTCTGGGACGTGCTCTGGGAATTCTTCTTCCGACGCATGCTGAACAATCTCCTGGCGAGCAGCCCGATTTTCAGAAGCTTGAGTCAGGCAGAGCGTCAGGAGCTAGCCGGGCAATTTCGGCAAGAAGAGTACCTTTCAAACGACGTAGTGACGAAGGAAGGGGAGTTCAACGACCAACTGCTTCTCGTCTTAAGCGGCGAGTTGGTCGTTCAAAGGGACCTCGGTGGAATCAAGCAGGAACTCGCCAGAATCGCCGAAGGTGAGTTCCTAGGGGTGGCGTCGACACTTGGCGAAGAAGCTTATCCAGCCGATGTCATCGCTGCGCGAGATACCGTGCTTCATTGCCTCTCCGGAGAGAGATTCCGCGCACTCGTGGACGGCAACATTCACGTAGCCCGCGAGGTGCATAAAGAAATGCGCAAGCGCCGCTCACTTAGCTCTCAATTTACGAGTGGTATCACCACCTACGCTGAACTCGGTGTGACGCGAGAAGAATAG
- a CDS encoding methyltransferase domain-containing protein: MIDKSILELLRCPSCHSHDLALGAGRRPAVVCDACEVHYPIVDGIIDMLPSQRNIQPGQYRTETLFDMIARIYDYVMPPMSLGIWHCSPLRYIDAENKAIGRANGGVYLSAPIGTAVVTDQVLAPYHDVTVLGVDTSWKMLQRAQKRLKDHKHPIQLLRADLTHLPLRNGVATSTQSINGLHTFLDRQQTVSEILRVTHPGGYIAGSALIRGQEAMADSVLDQFEQYGVYPMLRSGRYLVEELRNFGLRHLAFETYGAVLFYSGEAPPRLVERNERTA, translated from the coding sequence ATGATCGATAAGAGTATTTTGGAACTTTTGAGGTGCCCTAGCTGCCATAGCCACGACTTGGCGCTTGGCGCGGGTCGTCGTCCGGCGGTGGTTTGTGATGCATGTGAGGTCCACTACCCAATCGTGGATGGCATCATCGATATGCTTCCGAGTCAGCGCAATATTCAGCCCGGTCAGTATCGCACCGAGACTCTCTTCGACATGATTGCTCGCATTTACGACTACGTCATGCCACCCATGAGTCTGGGCATTTGGCATTGTAGCCCCTTGCGCTACATCGACGCAGAAAACAAAGCTATCGGGCGTGCCAACGGGGGCGTCTACCTTTCAGCCCCAATCGGCACAGCCGTGGTCACAGACCAGGTTTTAGCGCCCTACCACGACGTGACAGTGCTCGGCGTAGATACTTCATGGAAGATGCTCCAGCGCGCTCAGAAGCGCCTCAAGGACCATAAGCATCCGATCCAGCTTCTTCGCGCTGACTTGACCCATCTTCCGCTCAGAAATGGCGTAGCCACAAGCACACAGAGCATCAACGGCCTCCATACGTTTCTGGACCGCCAACAAACGGTTTCAGAGATTCTCCGCGTGACCCATCCAGGTGGATATATCGCAGGCTCGGCGCTTATCCGTGGCCAAGAAGCCATGGCGGATTCCGTTTTGGACCAGTTCGAGCAGTACGGGGTCTACCCGATGTTGCGAAGCGGTCGGTATCTGGTTGAGGAACTTCGGAATTTTGGGCTTCGACATCTCGCTTTTGAGACATACGGCGCCGTCCTCTTCTATTCTGGCGAAGCCCCACCACGATTGGTTGAACGAAACGAAAGAACCGCCTGA